A genomic window from Vagococcus sp. CY52-2 includes:
- a CDS encoding ABC transporter ATP-binding protein, whose amino-acid sequence MKILEVNNVKKTYHTRLGGAKVEALKQINFSVEAGEYVAIMGESGSGKSTLLNLLATLDRPTSGDILLNGKNMNDIKEKEAATFRREHLGFVFQQFNLLDTFSVQDNILLPLVLAKTPLKEMMSRLDKLAPQLGLNKLLEKYPYELSGGQQQRVAAARALITQPDILLADEPTGALDSKTSTQLLSLFQEVNKQGQTIVMVTHSVVAASHANRVLFIKDGQVFNQIYRGSQNNDDFLNQISETMTVLLTGEA is encoded by the coding sequence ATGAAAATTTTAGAAGTCAATAATGTCAAAAAAACATATCATACACGCTTAGGAGGAGCAAAAGTCGAGGCTTTAAAACAAATCAACTTTTCAGTGGAAGCTGGTGAGTATGTTGCCATAATGGGAGAATCCGGTTCAGGTAAAAGTACTTTACTAAATTTATTAGCAACATTAGACAGACCAACTTCAGGTGATATTTTACTAAATGGTAAAAACATGAATGACATTAAAGAAAAAGAAGCAGCTACTTTTAGGCGAGAACACTTGGGATTTGTATTCCAACAGTTTAATTTGTTAGATACTTTTTCGGTTCAGGACAATATTTTATTGCCATTAGTTTTAGCTAAAACACCCCTTAAAGAGATGATGTCTAGATTAGATAAACTAGCACCACAACTTGGGTTGAATAAATTGTTGGAAAAATATCCTTATGAATTATCTGGTGGACAACAACAACGTGTGGCTGCCGCAAGAGCGTTGATTACACAACCAGATATTTTACTGGCGGATGAGCCGACCGGAGCCCTTGATTCAAAAACATCAACTCAATTATTATCGTTATTCCAGGAAGTTAATAAACAAGGCCAAACGATCGTTATGGTGACACACAGTGTGGTAGCCGCAAGTCATGCGAACCGAGTATTGTTTATCAAAGATGGTCAAGTGTTTAATCAAATATACCGTGGCTCACAAAACAACGATGATTTTTTAAATCAAATCTCTGAAACGATGACAGTTTTGTTAACAGGGGAGGCGTAA
- a CDS encoding HAMP domain-containing sensor histidine kinase, whose protein sequence is MMQFLKHYIKEKWVIYALFIMMSGMFLATFFLYDLSLTPFMDGLLFVFFILVIWTLVDMRKMYKEHNMLQDIIEQESVDNVLYQQLDIGNDMLNQDYQALLKKVSTKNQHLEHQLVKEQQLLLDYYAIWSHQIKTPLAALQVLVETEPESTTKIKNEISTIDGYLSMMLHYLKMTNLEDDLVLKKVELSSVVKKVIKKYRMFFIQKDLSVELFPFEKEIITDEKWLLFILEQLIFNSIKYTKIGGIKIDMTNDTLTITDSGIGILSQDLPRIFESGYTGFNGRGHQKATGLGLHMSQNIANHLGITLEISSEIGKGTVVGMTFSQFENMYD, encoded by the coding sequence ATGATGCAGTTTTTGAAACATTATATTAAGGAAAAATGGGTCATTTATGCATTGTTTATTATGATGAGTGGCATGTTTTTGGCGACATTCTTTTTATATGACTTATCATTAACTCCTTTTATGGATGGGTTATTGTTCGTGTTCTTCATTTTAGTGATTTGGACATTAGTTGATATGAGAAAAATGTATAAAGAACATAATATGTTGCAAGACATCATCGAACAAGAATCAGTCGATAACGTCCTATATCAACAACTTGATATAGGTAACGATATGCTTAACCAAGATTATCAAGCATTGCTGAAAAAAGTAAGTACCAAGAATCAACACTTAGAGCATCAATTAGTCAAAGAACAGCAATTACTATTGGATTATTATGCTATTTGGAGTCACCAGATAAAGACACCTCTAGCGGCTTTACAAGTTTTGGTCGAAACAGAACCAGAGTCAACGACCAAAATAAAAAATGAAATTTCAACGATTGATGGATACTTGTCTATGATGCTTCATTATTTAAAAATGACGAATTTAGAAGATGATTTAGTTCTAAAAAAAGTAGAACTCTCAAGTGTCGTCAAAAAAGTAATCAAAAAATACCGCATGTTCTTTATACAAAAAGATTTGAGTGTTGAGTTGTTTCCATTTGAAAAAGAGATTATCACAGATGAAAAGTGGTTGTTGTTTATTTTAGAGCAATTAATCTTTAACAGTATCAAATACACGAAAATCGGTGGAATAAAAATTGACATGACAAATGACACACTGACTATCACGGACAGTGGCATTGGCATTTTATCGCAAGATTTACCACGAATATTTGAATCAGGTTATACAGGATTTAATGGCCGAGGACACCAAAAAGCAACAGGGTTAGGACTTCATATGAGTCAAAATATCGCAAATCACCTAGGGATAACCTTAGAAATATCATCAGAAATAGGAAAAGGAACCGTGGTCGGTATGACTTTTTCACAGTTTGAAAACATGTATGATTAG
- a CDS encoding response regulator transcription factor, producing MNHKIFIVEDDPIISQGLKTHLSQWGYECFSVDNFERVLDEMSDCQPDMVLMDISLPYYNGFYWCEQIRQISEIPIIFLSSASDNMNMVMAMNMGADDFISKPFDFSVLVAKIQALLRRSYQFGIVTSYQNGAYQLLFQDNRVKYKDEVVDISPTECKILSLLFQYKNQVVTKEMIMEKLWEGDDFIGSNTLSVNMTRLRKKLSVIQLDDHIQTVKGKGYLLDGLDR from the coding sequence ATGAATCACAAAATATTTATTGTAGAAGATGATCCGATTATTAGTCAAGGTTTAAAGACACATCTATCTCAGTGGGGGTATGAGTGTTTTAGTGTAGACAATTTTGAACGTGTGTTAGATGAAATGTCAGATTGTCAACCAGATATGGTGCTAATGGATATTTCATTGCCATATTACAATGGCTTTTATTGGTGTGAACAAATACGACAGATTTCAGAAATTCCGATTATATTTCTCTCATCAGCCAGTGATAATATGAATATGGTCATGGCAATGAATATGGGAGCCGACGATTTTATTTCAAAACCATTCGATTTTTCTGTTTTAGTCGCAAAAATTCAAGCATTGCTTAGAAGAAGTTATCAATTTGGAATTGTGACGTCTTATCAAAATGGTGCGTATCAATTATTGTTTCAAGATAATCGAGTAAAATATAAGGATGAGGTGGTTGATATATCGCCGACAGAGTGTAAAATTTTATCTTTATTATTTCAATATAAAAATCAAGTTGTGACTAAAGAGATGATTATGGAAAAACTTTGGGAGGGTGATGACTTTATAGGTAGCAACACACTCTCAGTTAATATGACCCGTCTAAGAAAGAAATTATCCGTGATTCAACTTGATGACCATATTCAAACAGTAAAAGGAAAAGGCTACTTGTTAGATGGGTTAGATAGATGA
- a CDS encoding MucBP domain-containing protein — MKIKKISHFLMAVMVLPYFSGLSVLAEKKPINDAYDKQEEVVKETKWYKEKKITLKAKKSQEFVEPTPIDYEILIDGSGSMRDTGSLETTKAVLKDFINTRNKKTDRVGLSVFRGPGYDTVNNTMLYEVITDTISDYDNNFDELNQKIDGLKSGGLTPLLDGLNHSLNKMNATSRKDARKVLIVFSDGHPNIGPKRDYVITKNALRGAEQYINPQVNYPGNKAIELRKEIDEFYEKGDIESDLYLQKEKELNELDNKFPLGYKNVNFDNPSDRVNKDFEGRRYENHIQEFYDLTDMITKKATDIKKQGYEVYTIYLDNSKSDSYSKIINKNGEVESLFKNMAQDSNHYFSASNVNLLSQSFKELDNTIKKYTYEIHDDIEQGYTLMPETIKSDKDNVLVNYDDKQIQWTSSGVDYEELTVSYHIYKEISEGNVVVKHVDESGKELVEPETKNDEVGKKYETESKEIPGYELVTTPTNATGEFKEGTQEVIYVYKPKADVPSIVEGTVVVKHVDESGKAVAKPETKTDEVGKKYETESKEIPGYELVITPTNATGEFKEGTQEVIYVYKPKEEVPSIVEGTVVVKHVDESGKAVAKPETKTDEVGKKYETESKEIPGYELVTTPTNATGEFKEGTQEVIYVYKPKADVPSIVEGTVVVKHVDESGKAVAKPETKTDEVGKKYETESKEIPGYELVITPTNATGEFKEGTQEVIYVYKPKADVPSIVEGTVVVKHVDESGKAVAKPDTKTDEVGKKYETESKEIPGYELVITPTNATGEFKEGTQEVIYVYKPKEEVPSIVEGTVVVKHVDESGKAVAKPETKTDEVGKKYETESKEIPGYELVTTPTNATGEFKEGTQEVIYVYKPKADVPSIVEGTVVVKHVDESGKAVAKPETKTDEVGKKYETESKEIPGYELVITPTNATGEFKEGTQEVIYVYKPKADVPSIVEGTVVVKHVDESGKAVAKPETKTDEVGKKYETESKEIPGYELVITPTNATGEFKEGTQEVIYVYKPKEEVPSIVEGTVVVKHVDESGKAVAKPETKTDEVGKKYETESKEIPGYELVITPTNATGEFKEGTQEVIYVYKPKEEVPSIVEGTVVVKHVDESGKAVAKPETKTDEVGKKYETESKEIPGYELVITPTNATGEFKEGTQEVIYVYKPKEEVPSIVEGTVIVKHVDESGKAVAKPETKTDEVGKKYETESKEIPGYELVTTPTNATGEFKEGTQEVIYVYKPKADVPSIVEGTVVVKHVDESGKAVAKPETKTDEVGKKYETESKEIPGYELVITPTNATGEFKEGTQEVIYVYKPKEEVPSIVEGTVVVKHVDESGKAVAKPETKTDEVGKKYETESKEIPGYELVTTPTNATGEFKEGTQEVIYVYKLIKQIITKEGNSNETNTIEKPSSKLISQDVIKYEKKNNNVVSKNELTKTLPKTGDIEKIKYLLMGLISVIGSFGMLILRRKK; from the coding sequence ATGAAAATAAAGAAAATAAGCCATTTTTTAATGGCAGTTATGGTGTTACCTTATTTTAGTGGATTAAGCGTTTTAGCTGAGAAAAAGCCGATTAATGATGCTTATGATAAGCAAGAAGAGGTTGTCAAAGAAACAAAATGGTATAAGGAAAAGAAAATAACGTTAAAAGCAAAAAAAAGCCAGGAATTTGTAGAACCAACACCAATTGATTATGAAATTTTAATCGATGGTTCAGGCTCTATGCGTGATACTGGTAGTTTGGAAACAACAAAAGCTGTTTTAAAAGACTTTATTAACACGAGAAATAAAAAGACAGATAGAGTAGGATTATCGGTATTTAGAGGACCTGGTTATGATACAGTAAATAATACGATGTTATATGAAGTTATAACAGATACTATTAGTGATTATGATAATAATTTTGATGAACTAAACCAAAAAATTGATGGATTAAAATCAGGAGGATTAACACCTTTACTTGATGGGCTTAACCATTCATTAAACAAAATGAATGCTACAAGTCGAAAAGATGCGAGAAAGGTATTAATCGTTTTTTCTGATGGGCATCCTAATATTGGACCCAAGAGAGATTATGTTATTACTAAAAATGCTTTGAGAGGTGCTGAGCAATATATAAATCCCCAAGTGAATTATCCCGGAAATAAAGCAATCGAGTTAAGAAAAGAGATTGATGAATTCTATGAAAAGGGAGATATTGAGTCAGATTTATATTTACAAAAGGAAAAAGAATTAAATGAATTAGATAATAAGTTTCCATTGGGATACAAAAATGTAAATTTTGATAACCCTTCAGATAGAGTTAATAAAGATTTTGAAGGAAGACGTTATGAAAATCATATACAAGAGTTTTATGATTTAACAGACATGATCACGAAAAAAGCAACAGATATAAAAAAACAAGGTTATGAAGTGTATACCATTTATTTAGATAACTCGAAAAGCGATTCTTACTCAAAGATTATTAATAAAAATGGTGAAGTAGAATCATTATTTAAGAATATGGCACAAGATTCTAATCATTATTTTTCTGCAAGCAATGTCAATTTATTAAGCCAATCTTTTAAAGAGTTGGATAATACCATTAAAAAATATACTTATGAAATTCATGATGACATCGAACAAGGATATACATTAATGCCAGAGACGATTAAATCAGATAAGGATAATGTGTTAGTTAATTATGATGATAAACAGATACAATGGACATCATCAGGAGTTGACTATGAAGAATTAACTGTTTCATATCATATATACAAGGAAATTTCTGAGGGAAATGTCGTAGTGAAACACGTAGATGAATCAGGCAAAGAATTGGTGGAACCTGAAACAAAAAACGATGAAGTGGGTAAAAAATACGAGACTGAATCAAAAGAGATCCCAGGTTATGAGTTGGTGACCACCCCAACTAACGCCACTGGTGAATTTAAAGAAGGCACACAAGAAGTGATCTATGTGTACAAGCCAAAGGCAGATGTACCGTCTATTGTGGAAGGCACCGTTGTGGTGAAACATGTGGACGAAAGTGGTAAAGCAGTCGCAAAACCTGAAACAAAAACCGATGAAGTGGGTAAAAAATACGAGACTGAATCAAAAGAGATCCCAGGTTATGAGTTGGTGATTACCCCAACTAACGCCACTGGTGAATTTAAAGAAGGCACACAAGAAGTGATCTATGTGTACAAACCCAAAGAAGAAGTACCGTCTATTGTGGAAGGCACCGTTGTGGTGAAACATGTGGACGAAAGTGGCAAAGCAGTCGCAAAACCTGAAACAAAAACCGATGAAGTGGGTAAAAAATACGAGACTGAATCAAAAGAGATCCCAGGTTATGAGTTGGTGACCACCCCAACTAACGCCACTGGTGAATTTAAAGAAGGCACACAAGAAGTGATCTATGTGTACAAGCCAAAGGCAGATGTACCGTCTATTGTGGAAGGCACCGTTGTGGTGAAACATGTGGACGAAAGTGGTAAAGCAGTCGCAAAACCTGAAACAAAAACCGATGAAGTGGGTAAAAAATACGAGACTGAATCAAAAGAGATCCCAGGTTATGAGTTGGTGATTACCCCAACTAACGCCACTGGTGAATTTAAAGAAGGTACGCAAGAAGTGATCTATGTGTACAAGCCAAAGGCAGATGTACCGTCTATTGTGGAAGGCACCGTTGTGGTGAAACATGTGGACGAAAGTGGTAAAGCAGTCGCAAAACCTGACACAAAAACCGATGAAGTGGGTAAAAAATACGAGACTGAATCAAAAGAGATCCCAGGTTATGAGTTGGTGATTACCCCAACTAACGCCACTGGTGAATTTAAAGAAGGCACACAAGAAGTGATCTATGTGTACAAACCCAAAGAAGAAGTACCGTCTATTGTGGAAGGCACCGTTGTGGTGAAACATGTGGACGAAAGTGGCAAAGCAGTCGCAAAACCTGAAACAAAAACCGATGAAGTGGGTAAAAAATACGAGACTGAATCAAAAGAGATCCCAGGTTATGAGTTGGTGACCACCCCAACTAACGCCACTGGTGAATTTAAAGAAGGCACACAAGAAGTGATCTATGTGTACAAGCCAAAGGCAGATGTACCGTCTATTGTGGAAGGCACCGTTGTGGTGAAACATGTGGACGAAAGTGGTAAAGCAGTCGCAAAACCTGAAACAAAAACCGATGAAGTGGGTAAAAAATACGAGACTGAATCAAAAGAGATCCCAGGTTATGAGTTGGTGATTACCCCAACTAACGCCACTGGTGAATTTAAAGAAGGTACGCAAGAAGTGATCTATGTGTACAAGCCAAAGGCAGATGTACCGTCTATTGTGGAAGGCACCGTTGTGGTGAAACATGTGGACGAAAGTGGTAAAGCAGTCGCAAAACCTGAAACAAAAACCGATGAAGTGGGTAAAAAATACGAGACTGAATCAAAAGAGATCCCAGGTTATGAGTTGGTGATTACCCCAACTAACGCCACTGGTGAATTTAAAGAAGGCACACAAGAAGTGATCTATGTGTACAAACCCAAAGAAGAAGTACCGTCTATTGTGGAAGGCACCGTTGTGGTGAAACATGTGGACGAAAGTGGCAAAGCAGTCGCAAAACCTGAAACAAAAACCGATGAAGTGGGTAAAAAATACGAGACTGAATCAAAAGAGATCCCAGGTTATGAGTTGGTGATTACCCCAACTAACGCCACTGGTGAATTTAAAGAAGGCACACAAGAAGTGATCTATGTGTACAAACCCAAAGAAGAAGTACCGTCTATTGTGGAAGGCACCGTTGTGGTGAAACATGTGGACGAAAGTGGTAAAGCAGTCGCAAAACCTGAAACAAAAACCGATGAAGTGGGTAAAAAATACGAGACTGAATCAAAAGAGATCCCAGGTTATGAGTTGGTGATTACCCCAACTAACGCCACTGGTGAATTTAAAGAAGGTACGCAAGAAGTGATCTATGTGTACAAACCCAAAGAAGAAGTACCCTCTATTGTGGAAGGCACAGTGATTGTGAAACATGTGGACGAAAGTGGCAAAGCAGTCGCAAAACCTGAAACAAAAACCGATGAAGTGGGTAAAAAATACGAGACTGAATCAAAAGAGATCCCAGGTTATGAGTTGGTGACCACCCCAACTAACGCCACTGGTGAATTTAAAGAAGGCACACAAGAAGTGATCTATGTGTACAAGCCAAAGGCAGATGTACCGTCTATTGTGGAAGGCACCGTTGTGGTGAAACATGTGGACGAAAGTGGTAAAGCAGTCGCAAAACCTGAAACAAAAACCGATGAAGTGGGTAAAAAATACGAGACTGAATCAAAAGAGATCCCAGGTTATGAGTTGGTGATTACCCCAACTAACGCCACTGGTGAATTTAAAGAAGGCACACAAGAAGTGATCTATGTGTACAAACCCAAAGAAGAAGTACCGTCTATTGTGGAAGGCACCGTTGTGGTGAAACATGTGGACGAAAGTGGTAAAGCAGTCGCAAAACCTGAAACAAAAACCGATGAAGTGGGTAAAAAATACGAGACTGAATCAAAAGAGATCCCAGGTTATGAGTTGGTGACCACCCCAACTAACGCCACTGGTGAATTTAAAGAAGGCACACAAGAAGTGATCTATGTGTACAAGCTAATTAAACAAATTATTACTAAAGAGGGTAATTCTAATGAAACGAATACGATAGAAAAACCATCAAGTAAGCTGATATCACAAGATGTAATAAAATATGAAAAGAAGAATAATAATGTCGTTTCAAAAAATGAACTAACGAAAACATTACCTAAGACAGGTGATATAGAAAAAATAAAGTATCTACTAATGGGATTAATATCAGTAATTGGTTCTTTTGGAATGTTAATTTTAAGAAGAAAAAAATAA
- a CDS encoding helix-turn-helix domain-containing protein — protein MLLDNHIENRVKDEILIFKILFNKKYNHMNDLIEVTQFSKVKILNTIKELERLLDTYISINEIKPNVYSLTSLCDLSCRQIQHIIYQQSNVLLALKFLITNTDQTLNDFIDSIYISKANAYRVINSCKSFLHYIGLETHNYKIKGDEYRIRYLISTLAFNYGIHCYEITPKDTYKIRQFICETNSSISFDFLEHSQEEYGFFEHLIMLSWIRYNPDYSLPDNEEFEELKTIFIYKMLPSYLDQLFGANNWSKSDYDYIFLVYCSTKNPLFSNQWSEQDKIQVKEIVYRQDRVNYLVNLIEHYFGSDIVKLPDFRTGVFYLYKRYLFNLHHLIKINNYDCNVLKSDLDKEIYNRLVQVKINCEKKLNIIEAVSYSELNYFTMLLTNLLRFLTPTLTLTIVSESIADHKLMKHLLYNNLSFNKFMIKEFLLGSEPISTLKNHENNILVFTKSFNFHEELKKENVMILPLNCIDTSFSSLTSLLKEKEADNIFNLINKKEADKSNFD, from the coding sequence ATGCTGTTAGATAATCATATTGAAAACAGAGTAAAAGATGAGATTTTAATATTTAAAATTTTATTTAATAAGAAATACAATCATATGAATGATTTAATTGAAGTCACTCAATTCTCAAAAGTAAAAATATTAAATACTATAAAAGAACTGGAGCGACTTCTAGATACATACATTTCCATTAATGAAATAAAACCCAATGTTTACTCACTAACTTCATTATGCGATTTATCTTGCCGACAGATACAACATATTATTTATCAACAATCTAATGTTTTACTTGCTTTAAAATTTTTAATTACAAATACTGACCAAACGTTAAATGACTTTATTGATTCCATCTATATTTCAAAAGCAAATGCCTATAGAGTCATTAATTCTTGTAAATCCTTTTTACACTATATTGGACTGGAAACCCATAACTATAAAATAAAAGGTGACGAATACAGAATACGTTATCTTATTTCAACATTAGCTTTTAACTATGGGATACATTGTTACGAGATCACTCCCAAAGATACTTATAAAATACGTCAATTTATTTGCGAGACTAATTCTTCCATTTCTTTCGATTTTCTTGAACATTCACAAGAAGAATATGGTTTTTTCGAACATCTAATTATGCTTTCATGGATTCGATATAACCCTGATTATTCGTTACCTGATAATGAAGAATTTGAAGAATTAAAAACTATTTTTATTTATAAAATGTTACCATCATATCTCGACCAATTATTTGGAGCAAATAACTGGTCAAAGTCTGATTATGATTATATTTTTTTAGTCTACTGTTCCACCAAAAACCCACTTTTTTCAAATCAATGGTCTGAACAAGATAAAATACAAGTTAAAGAAATAGTCTATCGTCAAGATAGGGTTAACTATTTAGTTAATTTAATTGAACACTATTTTGGCTCTGATATTGTCAAATTACCAGATTTTAGAACAGGTGTTTTTTATTTATATAAACGCTATTTATTTAATTTACATCACCTAATAAAAATAAATAATTATGATTGCAATGTTCTAAAGTCTGACCTGGACAAAGAAATATACAATCGATTAGTTCAAGTTAAAATAAACTGTGAAAAGAAACTTAATATTATAGAAGCTGTTTCCTATAGTGAACTAAATTACTTCACTATGTTGTTAACGAATTTACTACGTTTTCTCACACCTACCTTGACGCTAACCATCGTCAGCGAGTCAATTGCTGATCATAAGTTAATGAAACATTTGCTCTATAATAACCTCTCTTTCAATAAATTTATGATAAAAGAATTCCTATTAGGTTCAGAGCCAATCAGTACGCTTAAAAACCACGAAAATAATATCTTAGTGTTTACAAAATCATTCAATTTTCATGAAGAATTAAAAAAAGAAAATGTGATGATACTTCCACTAAATTGTATTGATACTTCATTTTCTTCGTTAACTTCTTTACTAAAAGAAAAAGAAGCTGATAATATTTTTAATTTGATTAACAAAAAAGAAGCTGACAAATCCAATTTTGATTAG